In Rhodothermales bacterium, the genomic stretch CACGGGGGTCGTCTGACGAAGATGGATCTCGTCGGATATCTTGAAAGCCGACGGATGCCGACTCCATCAACCCCGACAGCGGTGCAGCCCGTAGCAGTGGCAGCGTCGAGTGTTGCCGGTGGCGCCGCGCGAACGGAGATCATAGAGATGGATCGAATGCGCCAGATCATATCGGAGCATATGATCTCATCCAAGCGCACCTCCGCTCACGTGACGAGTTTTGCCGAGGTCGATGTGACAGGACTCGTGCAATTGCGTGAGACGCGAAAGGCCGCATTTCTCGCCAGCGAGGGAGTCAAGCTCACGTACACGCCGTTTTTCGTCAAGGCGGCTGTCGATGCGCTTCGTGATCATCCGCTGATGAATTCTTCAGTCGAAGGCACGCGGATCATCGTCAAGAAGGACATTCACGTTGGAATCGCGGTGGCGCTCGGCAAGAGCGGCCTGGTAGTGCCGGTGA encodes the following:
- a CDS encoding 2-oxo acid dehydrogenase subunit E2, with translation HGGRLTKMDLVGYLESRRMPTPSTPTAVQPVAVAASSVAGGAARTEIIEMDRMRQIISEHMISSKRTSAHVTSFAEVDVTGLVQLRETRKAAFLASEGVKLTYTPFFVKAAVDALRDHPLMNSSVEGTRIIVKKDIHVGIAVALGKSGLVVPVIRDAGDKNVAGLARSAAMLAERARSKQLQPDDLQGGTFTVTNVGSLGSLMGTPIIAQPQVAILATGAIKKRPVVIEDNDLGDVIAIRHMMYVSLSYDHRIIDGAMASSYLQRLIVELESYSAESAI